In one Gadus morhua chromosome 7, gadMor3.0, whole genome shotgun sequence genomic region, the following are encoded:
- the c7h5orf24 gene encoding UPF0461 protein C5orf24 homolog — protein MMRQVTTSDFCMSGRPSCLAEDSHHPASHFELCASQSNKFYPSPHPPSLQMGLGPMPPLAPQSSHKPLACHRQDALGDPRSPGPPQGSGMGMGKAGAEPQPQDLKKKKPPGGKSGRRGRPAGTTKLAGYRTSTGRPLGTTRAAGFKTSPGRPLGTTKAAGYKVSPGRPPGSIKSLSRLNKLAYGTCSGAAFPYPLPHKDSLCEPSCKDKVAND, from the coding sequence aTGATGCGGCAGGTGACCACCAGTGACTTCTGCATGAGCGGCCGGCCGTCCTGCCTGGCGGAGGACTCCCACCACCCCGCCTCCCACTTTGAGCTCTGCGCCTCCCAGTCCAACAAGTTCTACCCCTCCCCGCACCCGCCCTCGCTGCAGATGGGCCTGGGGCCCATGCCGCCGCTGGCCCCCCAGAGCTCACACAAACCCCTCGCCTGCCACAGGCAGGACGCGCTGGGAGACCCCCGCTCGCCGGGACCCCCGCAGGGCTCGGGCATGGGCATGGGCAAGGCCGGCGCCGAGCCGCAGCCGCAGgacctgaagaagaagaagccccCCGGGGGGAAGTCGGGCCGGCGCGGGCGGCCCGCCGGGACCACCAAGCTGGCGGGGTACCGGACCAGCACGGGGCGGCCCCTGGGGACCACGCGGGCGGCGGGCTTCAAGACCAGCCCGGGCCGGCCGCTGGGAACCACCAAGGCAGCGGGGTACAAGGTGAGCCCCGGGCGGCCCCCCGGCAGCATCAAGAGCCTGTCGCGCCTCAACAAACTAGCCTACGGCACGTGCAGCGGCGCCGCCTTCCCCTACCCGCTGCCCCATAAGGACAGCCTGTGTGAACCCTCCTGCAAGGACAAGGTAGCTAATGATTAA